The Thiorhodovibrio litoralis genome includes a window with the following:
- a CDS encoding YfiR family protein: MLALCFVSASMVRAAGGLETKVLAAYLYNFTKFVEWPARGAGTLRICVLGDPDVARLLQELAARRTSSQPLEVMQAPLGNLGNCQILYMGHESRDRAALLEATRALPVLTVSDADGFTAAGGMVGFYRADGKLKIEINPEPANAARLRISAKLMEIARIARVP; encoded by the coding sequence ATGCTGGCGCTGTGTTTTGTATCGGCCTCAATGGTGCGCGCCGCTGGCGGGCTGGAGACCAAGGTGCTGGCGGCTTATCTGTACAATTTCACCAAGTTCGTCGAGTGGCCAGCGCGCGGGGCTGGCACGCTGCGCATTTGCGTGCTGGGCGATCCGGATGTCGCGCGCCTGCTGCAAGAACTCGCCGCTCGCCGCACGTCCAGCCAGCCGCTTGAAGTGATGCAGGCGCCCCTGGGCAACCTCGGCAACTGCCAAATTCTCTACATGGGTCACGAGAGCAGAGATCGCGCCGCGCTGCTTGAGGCTACCCGCGCCTTGCCGGTGCTGACGGTCAGCGATGCGGATGGCTTCACCGCCGCCGGCGGCATGGTGGGTTTCTACCGTGCCGACGGCAAGCTCAAGATCGAGATCAATCCGGAGCCGGCGAATGCGGCCAGGCTTCGCATCAGTGCCAAATTGATGGAAATTGCCCGCATCGCCCGAGTGCCTTGA
- a CDS encoding hybrid sensor histidine kinase/response regulator encodes MIPQSPSQSRPHSAARRGISFRTKLALAILLTSLIGLLLSGIGFVVYERLRIEQDMVRDLNAAAQLIADRSTAALLFDDPEVASETLAALATKPAVTTALIRTPDGSLFARYEAPGQSGHALPATLPEGRPDFTGGRLLVAAPIEMDGERLGSVMIRASLSEFDRLWRDFLLIAGAILAAAALIGVQIAFALRRRLVRPLDHLLEIARRISADRDYSLRARIGSDDELGILVGAFNEMLDHIEAHDRRLTAANQDLAAHREQLEQRVTERTAELADANHRLTDAVATATKAQHAAEQATRAKSAFLANMSHEIRTPMNTILGMTHLTLDTPLNARQQDYLTKVDSAARSLLRLIDDILDYSKIEAGRLDLERTDFQLETVFRRLSQMLAVRADDKDLELLYRIDPAVPLTLAGDALRLGQILINLTANAIKFTERGEITVAVSCESITAQAICLRFSVSDTGIGLSEEQQGLLFQSFSQADDSITRKYGGTGLGLAISQKLAALMDGEIGVQSQPGAGSTFWFTACFAHPARQASSPWELPASLQARRALMITAQESLAFTLGQMLDGMGLLAGTARSGTEALATLHRAADHGRPFDLVLCSWSLPDMSGPELIRHLLSLPPATRPERLVLARGRDQESIQMQQASLGIRAVLVKPVQPSTLHQALLDTLPAQAQAQAQAQAQAQAQAQVQAQPSGAKALPDAGTALSAAPPVPKERLRDARILLVEDNALNQQVASKLLARVGVRVTIANHGQEAIDLIRQQAFDAVLMDIQMPVMDGLVATRTIRALLNQPTGPDGPDGPDGPNKSASKAANMSYRPDGRELPIIAMTAHAMAGDRERSLEAGMNDHVTKPIDPPRLYATLAHWLTQSLGDLPAESAPRAHDEPITDEPITDAPAPKPPSQVSSTPDAELRAALEALAPEVRASRATRCRAGLKTIQALTWPESLQDDARELARQLGKYRFPDASASIERMLRKLTSEL; translated from the coding sequence ATGATTCCCCAATCTCCATCCCAATCTCGACCTCACTCGGCAGCCCGGCGCGGTATTAGTTTCCGCACCAAGCTTGCGCTCGCCATCCTGCTGACCAGCCTGATCGGACTCCTGCTGAGCGGGATTGGCTTCGTGGTTTATGAACGACTGCGCATCGAGCAGGACATGGTGCGCGACCTGAACGCCGCCGCGCAACTGATTGCCGATCGCAGCACCGCGGCGCTGCTGTTTGACGACCCTGAGGTGGCGAGCGAAACCCTGGCTGCGCTCGCCACCAAGCCCGCCGTCACCACGGCGCTGATTCGCACCCCCGACGGCAGCCTATTCGCCCGGTATGAGGCGCCAGGGCAGAGCGGTCACGCACTGCCCGCGACCCTGCCCGAGGGGCGACCCGACTTTACCGGCGGGCGCCTGCTGGTCGCCGCGCCCATCGAGATGGACGGCGAGCGACTCGGCAGCGTGATGATTCGCGCCAGCCTGAGTGAGTTCGACCGCTTGTGGCGCGATTTTCTGTTGATCGCGGGTGCAATTCTGGCCGCTGCCGCACTGATTGGCGTGCAGATCGCCTTCGCGTTGCGCCGCCGCCTGGTGCGCCCGCTCGATCATCTGCTTGAGATTGCGCGGCGCATTTCCGCCGATCGCGACTACAGTCTGCGCGCCCGGATCGGCAGCGATGACGAGTTGGGCATTCTGGTCGGTGCCTTCAACGAAATGCTCGATCATATCGAGGCACATGATCGCCGCCTCACCGCTGCCAACCAGGATCTGGCCGCGCACCGCGAACAGCTTGAACAGCGCGTTACCGAGCGCACCGCCGAGCTGGCCGATGCCAATCATCGACTGACCGACGCCGTCGCCACGGCCACCAAGGCCCAGCACGCGGCCGAGCAAGCCACGCGCGCCAAGTCCGCCTTTCTGGCCAACATGAGCCATGAGATTCGCACGCCGATGAATACCATTCTCGGCATGACGCATCTGACGCTCGACACGCCGCTGAACGCACGGCAGCAGGATTACCTGACCAAGGTCGACAGCGCCGCCCGCTCCCTGCTGCGGCTGATCGACGACATTCTCGACTACTCCAAAATCGAGGCCGGTAGGCTCGATCTGGAACGCACCGACTTTCAGCTTGAGACGGTTTTCAGGCGGCTGAGTCAGATGCTCGCCGTCAGGGCCGATGACAAAGACCTGGAACTGCTGTACCGCATCGATCCTGCCGTGCCCCTGACCCTGGCCGGAGACGCGCTGCGCCTTGGGCAGATTTTGATCAACCTGACCGCAAATGCGATCAAATTCACCGAGCGGGGCGAAATCACAGTGGCCGTCAGCTGTGAGTCCATCACCGCACAGGCGATTTGTTTGCGCTTCAGCGTCAGCGATACCGGCATTGGCCTGAGCGAGGAGCAGCAGGGTCTGTTGTTCCAGTCCTTCTCCCAGGCCGATGACTCCATCACGCGCAAATACGGTGGCACAGGCCTCGGGCTGGCGATCAGCCAGAAGTTGGCGGCGCTGATGGACGGCGAGATCGGTGTTCAGAGCCAGCCGGGTGCTGGCAGCACCTTCTGGTTTACGGCCTGCTTTGCCCACCCGGCGCGCCAGGCGAGCAGCCCCTGGGAATTGCCCGCGTCCTTGCAGGCGCGCCGCGCGCTCATGATCACCGCGCAGGAGTCGCTGGCCTTCACACTCGGACAGATGCTCGACGGCATGGGGTTGCTCGCCGGCACCGCCCGCAGCGGCACCGAGGCCCTGGCCACCCTGCACAGGGCGGCGGACCATGGTCGTCCGTTCGATCTGGTGCTCTGTAGCTGGTCGCTGCCGGATATGAGCGGCCCTGAACTGATTCGTCACTTGCTCAGCCTGCCGCCCGCGACGCGCCCGGAACGGCTGGTGCTGGCGCGCGGGCGTGATCAGGAGTCAATTCAGATGCAGCAGGCGTCGCTCGGCATTCGTGCGGTGCTGGTCAAACCTGTGCAGCCAAGCACATTGCACCAGGCGCTGCTCGATACACTGCCGGCTCAGGCCCAGGCCCAGGCCCAGGCCCAGGCCCAGGCACAGGCACAGGCCCAAGTCCAAGCCCAGCCCTCAGGCGCGAAGGCGCTGCCGGATGCGGGAACGGCGCTTTCAGCCGCGCCGCCGGTGCCAAAAGAGCGGCTGCGCGATGCGCGCATCCTGCTGGTGGAGGACAATGCCCTCAATCAGCAGGTGGCGAGCAAACTGTTAGCCCGTGTTGGCGTGCGAGTGACCATCGCCAACCACGGGCAGGAAGCCATCGATCTGATCCGTCAGCAGGCGTTCGATGCCGTGCTGATGGACATCCAGATGCCGGTGATGGACGGGCTGGTCGCCACCCGCACCATCCGCGCCCTGCTCAATCAGCCCACTGGACCCGATGGACCCGATGGACCCGATGGACCCAATAAGTCTGCCAGTAAGGCTGCCAATATGTCTTATAGACCCGATGGCCGCGAACTGCCGATCATTGCCATGACCGCGCACGCCATGGCGGGGGATCGCGAACGCTCGCTGGAGGCCGGGATGAACGATCATGTCACCAAGCCAATCGACCCGCCGCGGCTTTACGCCACCCTGGCACACTGGCTCACACAATCGCTCGGCGACCTGCCCGCCGAGTCGGCGCCGCGCGCGCACGATGAGCCAATCACCGATGAGCCAATCACCGATGCGCCAGCCCCCAAGCCGCCGTCGCAGGTATCCTCGACCCCCGACGCCGAACTGCGCGCGGCACTGGAGGCGCTCGCACCCGAGGTGCGCGCCAGCCGTGCGACGCGCTGCCGGGCCGGACTGAAAACCATCCAAGCCCTAACCTGGCCTGAGAGCCTCCAGGACGATGCCCGCGAACTCGCGCGCCAGCTCGGCAAATATCGCTTCCCCGATGCCAGTGCCAGTATTGAACGGATGCTGCGCAAACTCACCAGCGAACTTTGA
- a CDS encoding response regulator — protein sequence MHNISNCTILAVDDTEANIDVLMDTLGDDYELMVAMDGVSALETVATAIADGHPPDLILLDIMMPGMDGYQVCERLKADPITAEIPIIFLTALTEVSSKTRGFQVGAVDYVTKPFEILEVRARVETHLSLARAKRALADHNLHLEDKVRQRTRELVMTQDVTIHALASLAETRDNETGGHIRRTQNYVRVLAEHLSEDFALDAHAIEMLYKSAPLHDIGKVGIPDAILLKPGRLTDEEFEVMKSHPTLGMQALAVAESTVEGESSNFLRFAKEIAFCHHERWDGAGYPQGLAGDSIPLSARLMALADVYDALISRRVYKPPFPHAKAVDIILEGRDRHFDPRVVDAFFAREEDCRQIALANADHQEESEALSQAYVRG from the coding sequence ATGCACAACATCTCCAACTGCACCATTTTGGCCGTCGATGACACCGAGGCGAACATTGATGTCTTGATGGACACCCTCGGCGATGACTATGAACTCATGGTCGCCATGGACGGCGTCTCGGCACTCGAGACGGTGGCCACGGCCATCGCCGATGGGCACCCGCCGGACTTGATTCTGCTCGACATCATGATGCCGGGCATGGACGGCTATCAGGTGTGCGAGCGGCTCAAGGCTGATCCGATCACCGCCGAGATTCCGATTATCTTCCTGACTGCCCTGACCGAGGTTTCCAGTAAAACGCGCGGTTTTCAGGTTGGCGCCGTGGATTATGTGACCAAGCCATTCGAGATTCTCGAAGTGCGCGCGCGGGTCGAGACCCACCTGAGTCTGGCGCGCGCCAAGCGGGCACTGGCCGATCACAACCTGCATCTGGAAGACAAAGTCCGGCAGCGTACCCGCGAGCTGGTCATGACCCAGGATGTGACCATCCATGCGCTGGCCAGTCTGGCCGAGACCCGCGATAACGAGACCGGTGGACATATTCGCCGCACCCAGAACTACGTCCGGGTGTTGGCCGAGCATCTGAGCGAAGACTTCGCGCTCGATGCCCACGCCATCGAGATGCTATACAAGTCCGCGCCCCTGCACGACATCGGCAAGGTGGGAATTCCCGACGCCATCCTACTGAAACCCGGCCGTCTGACAGATGAGGAATTTGAGGTCATGAAATCCCATCCCACTCTGGGTATGCAGGCGCTGGCTGTAGCTGAGTCCACCGTGGAAGGGGAATCCAGCAATTTTCTCCGCTTCGCCAAAGAGATCGCTTTCTGTCACCACGAGCGCTGGGACGGTGCCGGCTATCCCCAGGGCCTGGCCGGCGATAGCATTCCGCTGTCGGCGCGGCTGATGGCGCTGGCCGATGTCTATGACGCCCTGATCAGCCGTCGGGTCTACAAGCCACCTTTCCCGCATGCCAAAGCGGTCGACATCATTTTGGAAGGTCGCGACAGACACTTCGACCCGCGGGTGGTGGATGCGTTTTTCGCGCGGGAGGAGGATTGTCGTCAGATCGCCCTGGCCAATGCCGACCATCAGGAAGAATCCGAGGCGCTGAGCCAGGCCTATGTTCGTGGCTGA
- a CDS encoding transporter substrate-binding domain-containing protein gives MGTAPARWRAMLMQAMVLATVLATVLAMAGLLGLLLSLPVLATERPAMADLDAAGSQRLTLSPAQQAWLADHPDIVLGGSDQWPPALMRDPDGELTGILKDILDLLNQRLGTDIRLQAAPDWSEVTEQALAGEIDGLLAVARLPFWLERFLLTDPILRTQLYVFVREGDALASTDISALFGQRVGVIRGLKHINGVLADYPRDIEVVRYDSNPALAAALVAGEVDCVVADGTFDWWRRENTLVGFGMAAILDQGAYDVVTAIRKDWPELVEILNLGLASISMAEHAAIRESWLGSLDAAPAPTSLALTAAERAWLAEHEEIVLGITDQFQPDVLIGPDGQQSGLVVDILDRLNRLLDGRLRLQVDPDWSRVTEQAIAHEIDGLASSTPNPTWDRHFLYTDRLYQGFFSLYRRVDDPPLTQREQLAGLRVGYLAGMKKVEYLLAEGPELTLVPLANNQAMAEALIEGEVDVLIGGVDLEWWRRQHAVLSFRATGTLADSQYPVLMSIRNDWPELVGILNKALRAIPAADWTRIQRRWLGDPLPLQPPQATPALTPEQRRWLNAHPVIRYAVSADWPPVGFYDHQDQPAGIAPDYLKRIGKRLGVRFEPVPVADWPAAMAALEQSRIDLLPAVAETPERQGHFLFTSPYLEFPVAIFARVETPLIDRLQALDGKRVIVIEGHATQEWLAAEHPDIQLVRVRDVRAAVRALAEGQGDALVGNLFAISQAIAREKLFQIRVAGDTPYAYQLSMAARPSWPMLIEILEQALDAMSPVEREAIQSRWMREQPEPRPDYRLVVQISAIAALVLLLVLLWNRSLAREINKRRHAERVLADSEQHYRGMVESAGRAYHFYSMTTEGQFTYISDSASELFGLDRATMIGMNWSEIGVWTAASLQRAHEAMAACLRGEIPPPLAIDYELAGSPRHLMTFPRPVRDGHGRVVRIDGMTLDQTEQRALEARLREAQVRAEAASQAKSDFLTNMSHEIRTPMNAILGMLHLALDQDLDERLRDYLDKAQTAARNLLALLNDILDLSKVEAAQMQLQQVSFSLSEVLDNVATVAGHQASERGLDFRLERAEGVPDQLEGDPLRLTQVLMNLATNAVKFTQRGEVVIRVESPARASDATDAEPAVLVFRVSDTGIGIGPELMAQLFEPFQQADSSTTRSYGGTGLGLSICKRLTELMGGTIAVDSQPDVGSVFTVRLRLPRATTAAIAKQLDGAESPSRPAAARETASSLASNPATSLTAEPDVLASDAAQPQEGASLARILPLLESLAAKAATDEASIEDDFLAERTLLIAALEPADFRALADAISTYQFDTLRTLLARLQEKARVAPG, from the coding sequence GTGGGCACTGCCCCCGCCCGCTGGCGCGCGATGCTAATGCAGGCCATGGTGTTGGCCACAGTGTTGGCCACAGTGTTGGCCATGGCCGGGCTGCTCGGTCTGCTGCTGTCACTGCCGGTGCTGGCTACCGAGCGCCCTGCCATGGCTGACCTGGATGCGGCGGGATCGCAGCGCCTAACGCTCAGTCCGGCGCAGCAGGCCTGGCTGGCGGATCACCCAGACATCGTGCTGGGTGGCTCGGATCAGTGGCCCCCAGCGCTGATGCGCGATCCAGACGGCGAGCTGACCGGAATCCTCAAGGATATTCTCGATCTGCTGAACCAGCGACTCGGCACCGACATCCGCCTGCAGGCTGCTCCGGACTGGTCCGAGGTCACCGAACAGGCACTGGCCGGCGAGATTGACGGTCTGCTGGCCGTCGCCCGGCTGCCGTTCTGGCTTGAGCGTTTCCTGCTGACCGATCCCATTCTGCGTACCCAGCTCTATGTTTTCGTGCGTGAAGGTGATGCGCTCGCCTCGACCGATATCAGTGCGCTTTTCGGTCAGCGCGTCGGCGTGATACGCGGGCTCAAGCATATCAATGGGGTGCTAGCGGACTATCCGCGCGACATCGAGGTGGTGCGCTACGACAGCAATCCCGCCCTGGCGGCAGCGCTGGTCGCCGGCGAGGTGGATTGCGTGGTGGCCGATGGGACCTTTGACTGGTGGCGGCGCGAGAATACCTTGGTCGGCTTTGGTATGGCCGCTATTCTCGATCAGGGTGCCTACGATGTTGTGACCGCGATTCGCAAGGACTGGCCGGAGCTGGTCGAGATCCTCAATTTGGGGCTCGCCAGCATCTCGATGGCCGAACACGCGGCGATTCGTGAATCCTGGCTGGGCTCGCTCGATGCCGCCCCTGCACCCACATCCCTGGCGTTGACAGCGGCTGAGCGCGCCTGGCTCGCCGAGCATGAGGAGATCGTGCTGGGTATCACCGATCAGTTCCAACCCGATGTCCTCATTGGGCCGGATGGACAGCAATCCGGACTGGTCGTGGATATTCTGGATCGGCTCAATCGCCTGCTTGATGGCCGTCTGCGGCTCCAGGTCGATCCGGACTGGAGCCGGGTGACCGAGCAGGCGATAGCGCACGAGATCGACGGACTCGCCAGCTCCACGCCGAACCCGACCTGGGATCGCCACTTTCTTTATACCGATCGGCTGTATCAGGGATTTTTCAGCCTCTATCGCCGGGTTGATGATCCGCCGCTGACGCAGCGCGAACAGCTTGCTGGCCTGCGCGTCGGCTATCTGGCCGGCATGAAGAAGGTCGAGTATCTGCTCGCCGAGGGGCCAGAACTGACTCTGGTGCCCTTGGCGAACAACCAGGCCATGGCCGAGGCTCTGATCGAGGGCGAGGTGGATGTACTGATCGGTGGGGTCGATCTGGAATGGTGGCGTCGACAGCACGCCGTACTCTCTTTTCGCGCGACTGGCACGCTGGCTGATAGCCAGTATCCGGTGCTGATGTCGATCCGCAACGACTGGCCCGAGCTGGTTGGTATTCTGAACAAAGCCCTGCGCGCCATCCCGGCCGCCGATTGGACGCGCATCCAGCGCCGCTGGCTGGGCGATCCGTTACCGCTCCAGCCGCCACAGGCGACGCCGGCACTGACCCCGGAGCAACGCCGCTGGCTTAATGCGCATCCAGTGATCCGCTATGCCGTCAGTGCCGACTGGCCGCCGGTTGGGTTCTACGACCATCAGGATCAGCCCGCCGGCATCGCCCCGGACTATCTCAAGCGCATCGGCAAGCGACTTGGCGTGCGCTTCGAGCCGGTGCCCGTCGCCGACTGGCCGGCGGCCATGGCCGCACTGGAGCAGAGCCGTATCGATCTGCTGCCAGCGGTGGCTGAGACGCCTGAGCGCCAGGGACATTTTCTCTTTACCTCGCCCTATCTGGAGTTTCCGGTTGCCATCTTCGCGCGCGTTGAGACGCCGCTGATCGACCGCTTGCAAGCCTTGGACGGCAAGCGCGTCATCGTGATCGAAGGCCACGCCACTCAGGAGTGGCTGGCCGCTGAGCATCCGGATATCCAGCTGGTGCGGGTGCGCGATGTCCGCGCGGCTGTGCGGGCGCTGGCAGAGGGTCAGGGCGATGCCTTGGTTGGCAACCTGTTCGCCATCAGCCAGGCCATTGCGCGCGAGAAGCTGTTTCAGATTCGCGTCGCGGGCGATACCCCCTACGCCTACCAGCTCTCGATGGCGGCGCGCCCAAGCTGGCCGATGCTGATCGAGATTCTGGAGCAGGCGCTGGACGCGATGTCGCCGGTCGAGCGCGAGGCGATCCAGAGCCGCTGGATGCGTGAGCAGCCCGAGCCACGCCCGGACTACCGGCTGGTGGTGCAAATCTCTGCCATCGCTGCGCTGGTGCTACTGCTGGTACTGCTGTGGAACCGCAGCCTGGCGCGTGAGATCAACAAGCGTCGCCACGCTGAGCGGGTGCTGGCCGACAGCGAACAGCACTATCGCGGCATGGTTGAATCGGCCGGGCGGGCCTATCACTTTTATTCCATGACCACAGAAGGTCAGTTCACCTATATCAGTGACAGCGCCAGCGAACTCTTCGGTCTCGACCGCGCCACCATGATTGGCATGAACTGGAGCGAGATCGGCGTCTGGACAGCCGCATCGCTGCAGCGCGCACACGAGGCCATGGCAGCCTGTCTGCGCGGCGAGATTCCGCCCCCGCTCGCGATCGACTATGAACTGGCCGGCAGTCCGCGTCACCTGATGACCTTTCCCCGCCCGGTTCGCGATGGTCACGGACGTGTTGTTCGCATTGATGGCATGACGCTGGATCAGACCGAACAGCGCGCTTTAGAGGCGCGGCTGCGCGAGGCCCAAGTGCGCGCCGAGGCGGCCAGTCAAGCCAAAAGCGATTTCCTCACCAACATGAGCCATGAAATCCGCACGCCGATGAACGCCATTCTCGGCATGCTGCATCTGGCGCTGGACCAAGACCTCGACGAACGCTTGCGTGACTACCTGGACAAAGCCCAGACCGCAGCGCGCAATCTGCTTGCACTGCTCAACGATATTCTCGACTTATCCAAGGTCGAGGCCGCGCAGATGCAGCTCCAGCAGGTCTCCTTCTCGTTGAGCGAGGTGCTCGACAATGTCGCCACCGTCGCTGGCCATCAGGCCAGTGAAAGGGGGCTGGATTTCCGCCTCGAGCGCGCCGAGGGGGTGCCGGACCAACTCGAAGGCGATCCGTTGCGCCTGACTCAGGTGCTGATGAATCTGGCCACGAACGCCGTGAAGTTCACTCAGCGCGGCGAGGTCGTCATCCGGGTCGAGTCCCCAGCCCGCGCCAGTGACGCCACGGATGCCGAGCCGGCTGTACTCGTTTTCCGTGTCAGCGACACCGGAATCGGCATCGGCCCCGAGCTAATGGCGCAGCTGTTCGAGCCCTTCCAGCAAGCTGACAGTTCCACCACCCGCAGCTATGGCGGCACCGGCCTGGGATTGTCCATCTGCAAGCGGCTGACTGAACTGATGGGCGGCACCATCGCTGTCGACAGCCAGCCGGATGTCGGCAGTGTGTTTACGGTCAGACTGAGGTTGCCACGCGCGACCACTGCCGCGATTGCCAAGCAGCTTGACGGGGCGGAGTCGCCGAGTCGACCCGCAGCTGCCAGGGAGACCGCCTCGAGCCTAGCCTCAAACCCGGCGACTAGCCTTACAGCCGAGCCAGATGTTTTGGCCAGTGACGCCGCGCAGCCCCAGGAAGGTGCCAGTTTGGCGCGGATACTTCCGCTGCTGGAATCCCTGGCCGCCAAGGCGGCCACCGACGAAGCGAGCATCGAAGACGATTTTCTCGCCGAACGCACCTTGCTGATTGCTGCGCTGGAGCCGGCCGATTTCCGCGCGCTGGCTGATGCGATCAGCACCTATCAGTTCGACACCCTCAGAACCCTGCTTGCAAGGCTGCAAGAAAAAGCCCGGGTTGCACCGGGGTGA
- a CDS encoding HypC/HybG/HupF family hydrogenase formation chaperone, whose translation MCLGIPMQIKAIDGLVARCEAKGVERDANLLMLMHEELSIGDYIVVHLGRAIDRVSAEDAATAWALYDEMLAVMDGEAPANLLDARKEGRA comes from the coding sequence ATGTGTCTTGGTATTCCGATGCAAATCAAAGCCATTGATGGCCTGGTCGCGCGCTGCGAGGCAAAAGGCGTCGAGCGCGATGCCAACCTGCTGATGCTCATGCATGAGGAGCTCAGCATTGGCGACTATATCGTCGTCCATCTTGGCCGCGCGATTGACCGCGTCAGCGCCGAGGACGCGGCGACCGCTTGGGCGCTATATGACGAAATGCTCGCGGTCATGGATGGCGAAGCTCCCGCGAATCTTCTCGACGCCAGAAAGGAAGGGCGGGCTTGA
- a CDS encoding pyruvate, water dikinase regulatory protein, with translation MNAGTPHGLTNNQPAQSPRRTVFFVSESTGITAETLGQSLLSQFDGVEFEEVYMPYINTEARARALTVRMQEASERDGARPICVATMLDQSIGEIVRAGNCFYIEVFEHFVLPLGAELGMKPSREPGRSHAITKPSYYTKRIEAINFAMNSDDGMKPGNFRHADVILSGVSRSGKTPTCLYLAMHYGLRAANYPITEPDLERGDLPEEVREMRAKLFGLTIDAQRLQRIREERRPGSDYASLRRCQLELRVATDMFKGLKVPVLNTTSQSIEEIAAQILRQLKNTSDNGD, from the coding sequence ATGAACGCCGGAACTCCCCACGGCCTGACCAACAACCAACCGGCACAGAGCCCAAGGCGAACGGTCTTTTTTGTCTCTGAAAGCACCGGCATCACGGCCGAGACCCTCGGACAAAGTTTGCTGTCACAGTTTGACGGCGTTGAGTTCGAGGAAGTCTACATGCCCTACATCAACACCGAGGCACGCGCGCGGGCGCTGACGGTGCGCATGCAGGAGGCCAGCGAGCGCGACGGCGCGCGGCCGATCTGCGTCGCCACCATGCTGGATCAGAGCATTGGCGAGATTGTGCGCGCAGGCAACTGCTTTTATATCGAAGTCTTCGAGCATTTTGTCTTACCGCTTGGCGCAGAACTTGGGATGAAACCCAGTCGCGAGCCGGGTCGCAGTCATGCGATCACTAAGCCAAGCTATTACACCAAGCGCATTGAGGCCATCAACTTTGCAATGAACAGCGACGATGGCATGAAGCCTGGCAACTTCCGCCACGCCGATGTCATCCTCTCTGGCGTATCGCGCTCCGGCAAAACGCCGACCTGTCTGTATCTCGCCATGCATTACGGGCTGCGCGCGGCCAATTACCCCATCACGGAGCCCGATCTCGAACGCGGCGACCTGCCCGAAGAGGTGCGCGAGATGCGCGCAAAGCTGTTCGGCTTGACCATCGACGCCCAGCGCCTGCAGCGCATCCGCGAAGAGCGTCGCCCTGGCAGCGACTATGCGTCACTGCGACGCTGCCAGCTCGAGCTGCGCGTCGCGACGGATATGTTCAAAGGCCTGAAGGTTCCGGTGCTCAATACCACCAGCCAATCCATCGAAGAGATCGCCGCGCAGATTCTACGTCAGCTAAAAAACACCTCGGACAACGGTGACTGA
- the panD gene encoding aspartate 1-decarboxylase, whose product MQLTMLKSKLHRACVTHAELDYEGSCAIDASLLELGGILEFEQLHIYNLANGERFTTYAIPAEPGSRIISVNGAAAHKASPQDRLIICTYVALTEAEARMHQPKLVYCNAHNEVTGTADRITAQAA is encoded by the coding sequence ATGCAACTGACCATGCTGAAAAGCAAACTGCATCGTGCCTGCGTTACCCACGCGGAGCTCGACTACGAGGGCTCCTGCGCGATCGACGCGTCACTGCTGGAGCTTGGCGGAATTCTCGAGTTCGAGCAGCTGCACATCTACAACCTGGCCAATGGGGAGCGTTTCACCACCTACGCCATTCCGGCCGAGCCAGGCTCGCGCATTATTTCAGTCAATGGCGCGGCAGCGCACAAAGCCTCTCCGCAGGATCGCCTGATCATCTGCACCTATGTCGCCCTGACCGAGGCCGAGGCGCGCATGCATCAGCCCAAGCTGGTCTATTGCAACGCGCACAATGAAGTCACCGGCACCGCCGATCGAATCACCGCCCAGGCGGCCTAA